The Psychrobacillus sp. FSL K6-2836 nucleotide sequence GTTTCAGCATTTGTCGTATCAAATGTTGCATTCCAAGTTAAATAATCTAATGTTTCTTTTTCTACCCTTAAAAATTTTCGAACGGGATACAATTCAACAGAAGATTTTGCAATTGATAATGGAAGCCTCCCTCTTGGAAGCTTCCCAGTAATTTCTTTCACAAATGCTCTATAAACCTCTTCAACTGGATAAGGCTGCGGATCGGTTAAATGTATAGTTTGACCAATTGCTGCGTCACTAAAGGAACAATAGATTGATGCCTTAGTTATAAAATCACTTGGAACAACATTAATACATGAAATTGATTTTCCTAAATAGGGAATAAAAGGCAACTTCTTTAATTTTGAAATCATATTAACAAAGAAATAGGGACCATCAAACTTAATCGTTTCTCCAGTTTCTGAATGGCCCCTTACAATCCCAGGTCGAATAATTGTAACTGGAATCGCTACTTTTAACTTCTCTACAAGTAATTCTGCTTCATATTTCGTTTCTTCATAATAATTTTTAAAACCATCTGGTCGAATTAATTCAGTTTCTAATAATTTCCCTTCTCTTAAACCTGCCACATATGCTGTACTAAAATATACATATCGTTTTAGTTTGGAGAATTCAGTTACTACTTTATTAAACATATCTGTACCATGGACATTCACTTTCCAGGCAATTTCTCTTGGAACAGCTAAATCATAAATGGCAGCAAGATGCCAAACGTATTCAACTTCATTTCGCAACTTTTCGAGAAAATCCTCTTGAATTCCGGCATCAGAAAGGGTTATATCTCCTACTACGATTTCAATTGTTGGAGTATGTAATTGATCGTGATAAATTTCCTCGATTACTTTTTCTGCTAAATCAGTTTGAGAAGGTAGTACAAGTACATAAATTTTTGAAAAAGCACTCTGCTGCCTTAACTCTTTTATAATATTCTTTGCCAAAAATCCTGGAAACCCTGTCATCAAAGCAATGGACATGTGTTACACCCCTTTTTCCATTATACGTAAAAAGAGTCTCCAATTGAAGACTCTCCATGATAATTATCCGAATATTTCGATTATATTTTACCTCTAGTTTCTCTATCAAACAAACTGTAGATTATTGGAACTACGTATAGAGTGAGAAAAGTGGAACTTATTAATCCACCAATAACAGTTATTGCCATTGGCTGATTGATCTCAGTACCTTCTCCTATACCTAAAGCTAAAGGTATAAGTCCTAATATTGTCGTCAGCGCAGTCATCAATATTGGACGAACACGATCGCGGACAGATGTAATAATTGCCTCATACGAAGAAATACCTTCCATTTTCCGTTGATTAATATAATCGACTAAGACAATACCATTATTTACGACAATTCCAACCAATATTAAAATTCCAATTATGGCTGAAATACTAATCGGCAAATTCGTGGTGAAGAGTCCTATGAAAATACCTATAACTACAAGTGGAACGGTAAACATAATAACAAAAGGATATTTGTATGATTCAAACTGAGCTGCCATCACGATAAATACTAATACCACTGCCAGTAATACCGCCAATATCATATCATTCTTGGAGTTATCCAATAATTCTCGATCGCCACCAAAAGATACTGCAATATCCTCTGGAAGTTTCTGATCCTGTATAATCTCGTCAACTAGATCTGACATTTCACCAAGTGAATACTTGGACTCATATTTTACTGAAAATGACACCGCACTTGCTTGGTCAACACTTCGAATGGCGACGGGACCTTCAGCTATTTCTACATTTGCAACCTCTTGTAGTGCAATATACTGACCTGAAGGAGTACGTAATTGCAATTGCTTTAATTGTTCCAAATTACTTCGATACATTTCATCATATTTCACATAAACGCCTAATACTTTGTCGTTTTCATCAATAATTTGAGAAGTTAAAACCCCTCTCGTCATATTATTTACGGTCTGCGCAATTTGGGCGGGAGCAACTCCATATTCTGTAGCTTTCTCTCGAATAACATTAATCTGTACCTCTTCCATCTTAGTGCTTAAGTCATTTGTAACTTTGACAACTCCATCTAAGCTTTCTAAATCTTGTTGTAAGTTAGTAATTGCTGCGTTCAATACACTCTTATTGTTAGATGACACAGTAAATGACACAACATTTGGAGAAGAGCCAGAAGCAGTCTGCACATTGAAATTTATTTCTGCAGCAGCTCCTACAGCATTTACTACTTTTGGTTGCACTTCATCTACAAAGGTAAAAACCGAACGTTTTCTATCCTCTAATGCTTTTAACTTTACTGAAATTTCAGCTGTATTAGAACTTGAGCTTCCTCTAGACTGCCCTTCTTGGCTGCCTCCTACAAAGCTCACATAAACTTCTATATCCTCTTCTTTTTGTAGGATCTCTTCCACTTTGTTCACCACAGTATCTGTGGCTGT carries:
- a CDS encoding SDR family oxidoreductase, with product MSIALMTGFPGFLAKNIIKELRQQSAFSKIYVLVLPSQTDLAEKVIEEIYHDQLHTPTIEIVVGDITLSDAGIQEDFLEKLRNEVEYVWHLAAIYDLAVPREIAWKVNVHGTDMFNKVVTEFSKLKRYVYFSTAYVAGLREGKLLETELIRPDGFKNYYEETKYEAELLVEKLKVAIPVTIIRPGIVRGHSETGETIKFDGPYFFVNMISKLKKLPFIPYLGKSISCINVVPSDFITKASIYCSFSDAAIGQTIHLTDPQPYPVEEVYRAFVKEITGKLPRGRLPLSIAKSSVELYPVRKFLRVEKETLDYLTWNATFDTTNAETILSKGNITCPDFIQTIPAMIAFYNKHKNDSSFHILIK